In the genome of Pseudomonas sp. HS6, one region contains:
- a CDS encoding thioesterase family protein translates to MSNPMPQRADYPHFQPITTRWHDNDAYGHVNNVTYYSFFDTAVNTYLIQVGGLDIHDGEVVGFVVSSSCDYFASIAFPDLIEVGLRVGKLGNSSVQYELAVFKAGEREACAAGRFVHVFVDRASNQPVAIPAGLREALERLAV, encoded by the coding sequence ATGTCCAACCCGATGCCGCAACGCGCCGATTACCCGCATTTCCAGCCGATCACCACGCGCTGGCATGACAACGATGCCTACGGCCACGTCAACAACGTCACCTACTACAGCTTTTTCGATACGGCCGTGAACACCTACCTGATTCAGGTCGGTGGCCTGGATATTCACGATGGCGAGGTGGTGGGGTTTGTGGTGAGTTCGTCTTGCGATTACTTCGCCTCGATTGCGTTTCCGGACTTGATCGAAGTCGGCTTGCGGGTCGGCAAACTGGGCAACAGTTCAGTGCAATACGAGCTGGCCGTGTTCAAGGCTGGCGAGCGTGAAGCCTGTGCGGCGGGGCGTTTCGTGCATGTGTTCGTTGATCGGGCGTCGAATCAGCCGGTGGCGATCCCGGCGGGTTTGCGCGAGGCGCTGGAACGGCTGGCGGTTTGA
- a CDS encoding glycine zipper domain-containing protein, producing the protein MKFSQILLLSLGLVSGFASAGGTTEAGVGGALGGVLGSVVGQSLGGSTGSTIGAALGGAGGSAVGANKHSRGEAAIGGALGAAGGNVVGRSMGGTTGSLIGAAAGGGAGGALGNYMGNESNREDRNYDRGRDRGRYYRDDHRGRGHAYGHRKHHRYYRD; encoded by the coding sequence ATGAAGTTCTCCCAGATTCTCTTGTTGTCCCTTGGCCTGGTCAGTGGCTTCGCTTCTGCCGGAGGCACCACCGAAGCAGGTGTGGGCGGCGCATTGGGCGGGGTTCTTGGCTCGGTCGTCGGTCAGTCTTTAGGCGGCAGCACAGGTTCAACCATTGGCGCGGCCCTGGGCGGCGCGGGTGGTAGCGCGGTGGGCGCCAACAAACACAGCCGTGGCGAAGCCGCCATTGGCGGTGCGTTGGGCGCAGCCGGCGGTAACGTGGTTGGCCGCAGCATGGGCGGCACCACCGGCAGCCTGATCGGTGCCGCAGCAGGTGGCGGCGCCGGTGGCGCGCTGGGTAACTACATGGGTAACGAGAGTAATCGCGAAGACCGCAATTACGATCGCGGCCGTGACCGTGGTCGCTACTACCGCGACGACCACCGGGGTCGTGGCCATGCCTACGGCCACCGCAAGCATCACCGCTATTACCGCGACTGA
- the fdhD gene encoding formate dehydrogenase accessory sulfurtransferase FdhD, producing MNAKRPACAAPALETPAPAASQTYSYSDLPLVESASTALAEEVALAIAYNGISQAVMLVTPTDLEDFIVGFSLGSGIIEDATDIYDLQLTGSGSAQYAQVTIANRAFWNLKQQRRQLAGTSGCGLCGVEAVEQALPDLKVLPGAPLPPAEWLDGLRQRIGAFQPLGQHCGAVHAAVFMNASGELLLGREDIGRHNALDKLIGGLIRQKISTTGGLAIVTSRCSLELIQKVLRAGIQTLVSLSAPTGLAVQWARRHNLNLIHLPQKNAPRVYSPEMEKHS from the coding sequence ATGAACGCCAAGCGCCCGGCCTGCGCGGCGCCTGCACTCGAAACGCCCGCGCCCGCCGCCAGTCAGACCTACAGTTACAGCGACCTGCCACTTGTCGAGTCGGCCAGCACTGCGCTGGCCGAGGAAGTTGCACTGGCGATTGCCTACAACGGCATCAGCCAGGCCGTGATGCTGGTAACGCCAACCGACCTCGAAGATTTTATCGTCGGCTTCAGCCTGGGCAGCGGCATCATCGAAGACGCCACCGACATCTATGACCTGCAACTGACCGGTTCGGGCTCGGCGCAATATGCTCAAGTGACCATCGCCAACCGCGCCTTCTGGAACCTCAAGCAGCAGCGTCGGCAACTGGCCGGCACCAGCGGTTGCGGTTTGTGCGGCGTGGAAGCGGTGGAACAGGCGTTGCCCGATCTCAAGGTCTTGCCCGGCGCCCCTTTGCCGCCGGCCGAATGGCTCGACGGTCTGCGCCAGCGCATCGGCGCGTTCCAGCCGCTGGGCCAGCATTGCGGCGCGGTGCATGCAGCGGTGTTCATGAACGCCAGCGGTGAATTGCTGCTGGGCCGTGAAGACATCGGCCGGCATAACGCCCTCGACAAACTGATCGGCGGCCTGATCCGGCAAAAGATATCCACAACCGGCGGCCTGGCGATTGTCACCAGCCGTTGCAGCCTCGAATTGATCCAGAAAGTCCTGCGCGCCGGGATCCAGACCCTCGTCAGTCTGTCCGCGCCCACCGGCCTCGCCGTGCAATGGGCCCGCCGCCACAACCTCAATCTCATCCACCTGCCGCAGAAGAACGCGCCGCGGGTGTATAGCCCAGAAATGGAGAAACACTCGTGA
- a CDS encoding 3-hydroxyacyl-CoA dehydrogenase — protein MSQTSFEIRQAAVIGAGTMGRGIVMCLANAGVSVQWVDNNPQMLEQALKTVADTYAHNVRQGRIDQAEADARIARVSTAADYVAIRNVDLVIEAVYENLELKQKIFRELDGLLKPEALLASNTSALDIDAIAAATRRQTQVLGLHFFSPAHIMKLLEIVRGAQTSPAVLEAALELGKRMGKVSVVSGNCHGFIGNRMLHPYVLEARKMLLEGAWPQQIDAILQGFGFAMGPFRMYDVVGIDLEWRARELAGEGQDAPEVQVDNRLCELGRFGQKSGNGYYHYEPGSRQAEHDPEVDALVLSVSEGLGFHRRDIGSEEILERCLLALVNEGAKILQEGIAESAHDIDQVYLNGYGFPADRGGPMAWADDQGLEDIHKRLLALETRQGDQWRPAQLIGELAARGKGFYL, from the coding sequence ATGAGCCAGACATCCTTCGAAATTCGGCAGGCCGCCGTGATCGGCGCCGGCACCATGGGCCGTGGCATTGTCATGTGCCTGGCCAACGCCGGCGTGTCAGTGCAATGGGTTGATAACAATCCACAGATGCTTGAGCAGGCGCTGAAGACGGTGGCCGATACCTATGCGCACAACGTGCGTCAGGGGCGGATCGATCAGGCCGAGGCCGATGCACGAATCGCCCGGGTCAGTACGGCGGCGGATTATGTGGCGATCCGCAATGTCGACCTGGTGATCGAAGCGGTGTACGAGAATCTCGAACTCAAGCAGAAGATCTTCCGTGAGCTCGATGGCTTGCTGAAACCCGAAGCCCTGCTGGCGAGCAACACTTCGGCGTTGGACATCGACGCGATTGCCGCGGCGACACGACGGCAGACGCAAGTGCTGGGGCTGCATTTCTTCAGCCCGGCGCACATCATGAAATTGCTGGAAATAGTCCGTGGTGCGCAAACCTCGCCAGCCGTGCTTGAAGCTGCGCTCGAACTGGGCAAGCGTATGGGCAAGGTCAGTGTGGTCTCGGGCAACTGCCACGGATTCATCGGCAATCGCATGCTCCATCCTTACGTGCTCGAGGCGCGCAAGATGCTGCTTGAGGGGGCCTGGCCGCAGCAGATCGACGCGATATTGCAGGGCTTCGGCTTTGCCATGGGGCCGTTTCGCATGTACGACGTGGTCGGCATTGATCTCGAGTGGCGTGCTCGTGAGCTGGCTGGCGAGGGCCAGGACGCGCCAGAGGTTCAGGTGGATAACCGCTTGTGCGAGTTGGGGCGGTTCGGGCAGAAGTCCGGCAACGGTTACTACCATTACGAACCGGGTAGTCGTCAGGCCGAGCATGATCCCGAGGTGGATGCGCTGGTGTTGAGCGTCAGCGAAGGTCTGGGGTTTCATCGCCGTGACATCGGGTCAGAGGAGATCCTTGAGCGCTGTCTTCTGGCACTGGTCAACGAGGGCGCGAAGATTCTGCAGGAAGGGATTGCCGAGTCGGCTCATGACATCGATCAGGTGTACCTGAATGGCTACGGCTTCCCGGCTGACAGGGGCGGGCCGATGGCGTGGGCGGATGATCAGGGATTGGAAGACATTCATAAGCGTTTGCTGGCGCTGGAAACGCGGCAGGGTGATCAATGGCGACCGGCGCAATTGATTGGCGAGTTGGCGGCACGAGGCAAAGGTTTTTACCTTTAG
- a CDS encoding FdhF/YdeP family oxidoreductase, translating into MSQHHQADQKPVPRYKPYKGAAGGWGALISVAQAWLTSDNALKNLRMMLKTNQNGGFDCPGCAWGDSPESGMVKFCENGAKAVNWEATKRRVDGKFFAKHSVTSLLEQSDYWLEYQGRLTEPVVYDAETDRYKPISWDDAYALIGKHLQALPSPDLAEFYTSGRASNEAAYLYQLFVRAYGTNNFPDCSNMCHEASGVALAQSVGVGKGTVTFDDFEHADAIFVWGQNPGTNHPRMLEPLREAVKRGAQVVCINPLKERGLERFQHPQHPIEMLTNGDKPTNTAYFRPALGGDMAVLRGMAKFLLQWERDAQKAGAPAVFDHDFLNEHSVNVLEYLGVVDDTPWEQIVAQSGLTLVEIEQAARMYAKGKNVIMCWAMGITQHRHSVPTIQEIANLMLLRGNIGKPGAGLCPVRGHSNVQGDRTMGINERPPVAFLDSLERRFQFKVPRHNGHNVVEAIHAMAEGRAKVFIGLGGNFAQATPDSPRTFQALSNCDLTVQISTKLNRSHLAHGKDALILPCLGRTDIDIQTEGPQAVTVEDSFSMVHASNGQLQPLSNQMRSEPSIIAGIAAATLGSKPVDWNWLVADYRRIRELIADTIPGFKDFNEKVKNPGGFYLGNSAGARKWNTTSGRANFKPNMLPKDLIHERTRATGQLPDLILQSMRSHDQYNTTIYGLDDRYRGVKGQRDVLFANEADIIRLGFKPGQKADIVSLWDDGRERRVKGFTLLAFDIPAGQAAAYYPEVNPLVPLESTGDGSHTPTSKFIAIRLEAASETGLIMAKSA; encoded by the coding sequence GTGAGCCAACACCATCAAGCCGACCAGAAACCCGTCCCGCGCTACAAGCCCTACAAGGGCGCAGCCGGCGGCTGGGGCGCATTGATCAGCGTGGCCCAGGCCTGGTTGACCAGCGACAACGCGCTGAAGAACCTGCGCATGATGCTCAAAACCAACCAAAATGGCGGCTTCGACTGCCCGGGCTGCGCCTGGGGCGACTCGCCGGAAAGCGGCATGGTCAAGTTCTGCGAGAACGGCGCCAAAGCAGTGAACTGGGAAGCGACCAAGCGCCGCGTGGACGGCAAGTTCTTCGCCAAACACAGCGTCACCTCGCTGCTGGAGCAGAGCGACTACTGGCTTGAATATCAGGGCCGTCTGACCGAGCCGGTCGTGTATGACGCCGAAACCGACCGCTACAAGCCGATCAGCTGGGACGATGCCTACGCGCTGATCGGCAAGCACCTGCAAGCCCTGCCGAGCCCGGACCTGGCCGAGTTCTATACCTCGGGCCGCGCCAGCAATGAAGCCGCCTACCTGTATCAACTGTTCGTGCGCGCTTACGGCACCAACAATTTCCCCGACTGCTCGAACATGTGCCACGAAGCCAGCGGTGTGGCGCTCGCACAAAGCGTCGGCGTCGGCAAAGGCACCGTGACCTTCGACGACTTCGAACATGCCGATGCGATTTTCGTCTGGGGCCAGAACCCCGGCACCAACCACCCGCGCATGCTCGAACCGCTGCGTGAAGCAGTGAAGCGCGGCGCCCAGGTGGTCTGTATCAACCCGCTGAAAGAACGTGGCCTGGAACGCTTCCAGCATCCGCAGCACCCGATCGAAATGCTCACGAACGGCGACAAACCGACCAACACCGCGTACTTCCGCCCGGCATTGGGCGGCGACATGGCAGTGCTGCGCGGCATGGCCAAGTTCCTGCTGCAATGGGAACGCGATGCTCAAAAGGCCGGTGCACCGGCGGTGTTCGATCACGACTTCCTCAATGAACACAGCGTCAACGTGCTGGAATACCTCGGCGTTGTTGATGACACGCCGTGGGAGCAGATCGTTGCGCAGTCCGGCCTGACCCTCGTGGAAATCGAGCAAGCGGCGCGCATGTACGCCAAAGGCAAGAACGTGATCATGTGCTGGGCGATGGGCATCACCCAGCACCGCCATTCGGTGCCGACCATCCAGGAAATCGCCAACCTGATGCTGCTGCGCGGCAACATCGGCAAGCCCGGCGCCGGTCTGTGCCCGGTGCGCGGCCACAGCAACGTGCAGGGCGACCGCACCATGGGCATCAACGAGCGTCCGCCAGTGGCGTTCCTCGATTCCCTGGAACGCCGCTTTCAGTTCAAGGTGCCGCGCCACAACGGGCACAACGTGGTCGAAGCGATTCACGCGATGGCCGAGGGTCGCGCCAAGGTGTTCATCGGTCTGGGCGGTAACTTTGCCCAGGCCACACCGGACAGCCCACGCACCTTCCAGGCCCTGAGCAACTGCGACCTGACCGTGCAGATCAGCACCAAGCTCAACCGCAGCCACCTGGCCCACGGCAAGGACGCATTGATCCTGCCGTGCCTGGGCCGTACCGACATCGACATCCAGACCGAAGGCCCGCAGGCCGTCACCGTGGAAGACTCGTTCAGCATGGTGCATGCCTCCAACGGCCAGTTGCAGCCGCTGTCGAACCAGATGCGCTCGGAGCCGTCGATCATCGCCGGCATCGCCGCCGCGACCCTGGGCAGCAAACCGGTGGACTGGAACTGGCTGGTGGCCGACTACCGGCGCATCCGCGAGCTGATCGCTGACACCATTCCGGGCTTCAAGGATTTCAACGAGAAGGTCAAGAACCCGGGCGGCTTCTACCTCGGCAACAGCGCCGGCGCGCGCAAGTGGAACACCACGTCGGGCCGGGCCAACTTCAAGCCGAACATGCTGCCCAAGGACCTGATCCACGAACGCACTCGTGCCACTGGCCAACTGCCGGACCTGATCCTGCAATCGATGCGTTCTCACGATCAGTACAACACCACGATTTATGGTCTCGACGACCGTTATCGCGGGGTGAAGGGACAGCGTGATGTGCTGTTCGCCAACGAGGCGGACATCATCCGTCTGGGCTTCAAGCCTGGGCAGAAGGCTGACATCGTGTCGCTGTGGGACGATGGACGCGAGCGTCGCGTGAAGGGCTTCACGCTGCTGGCGTTCGATATTCCGGCGGGGCAAGCGGCGGCTTACTACCCTGAGGTGAACCCGCTGGTGCCGCTGGAAAGCACCGGGGATGGCAGCCATACGCCGACGTCGAAGTTCATCGCGATTCGGTTGGAAGCAGCGAGCGAGACAGGGCTGATCATGGCCAAATCGGCCTGA
- a CDS encoding ATP-dependent DNA helicase RecQ, with the protein MHNTLEQVFGYPQFRPGQEAAISAVLAGRSAAAIFPTGSGKSLCYQLPALLLPHLTLVVSPLLALMQDQLEFLRRHGISAGSIDSAQSRDVANDVMARARSGELKILMISVERLKNERFRNFLQQVPISLLVVDEAHCISEWGHNFRPDYLKLPDYQRQFKIPQTLLLTATATPKVIADMQAKFAIAAEDVVTTGFYRPNLNLLVEPVRGQDKRRRLVEWMAERADQPSIVYVTLQKTAEHIAEHLGRNGIQAEAYHAGLPHEQRDAIQKRFMGGQSNCIVATIAFGMGIDKSDIRNVVHFDLPKSIENYSQEIGRAGRDGQPSDCLVLANRDSLNVLENFVYGDTPERDGIRHVLDELQAAGPEGQWEFLLGPLADQSNIRALPLKTLLVQLELRGLIAPRYAYYAEYRFKYLLEPEALLERFEGERRDFVAAIIQTSSRARTWATVNFEAMYTQYSAERNRVVKALDYFQEKGWVELESKQMTEVYNVLHSAFDSQVLSGELHEYFSRHEQTEVARIHAMLELFATERCLGYRLAEYFGDHNAPEQCGHCSVCHGQVARLPAPPELPALVDKSFSALCGDFIHRHEQQTGSAPSAERLTRFLCGISVPLFTKLKARTISGYASLEMYPYADVRAWAQAHL; encoded by the coding sequence ATGCACAACACCCTGGAACAGGTTTTTGGTTATCCACAATTTCGACCCGGTCAGGAAGCGGCAATCAGTGCCGTTTTGGCCGGGCGTTCGGCGGCGGCGATCTTTCCCACCGGATCTGGAAAATCTCTTTGTTACCAGCTGCCGGCACTCCTGTTGCCGCACCTGACGCTGGTGGTCTCGCCGTTGCTGGCGCTGATGCAGGATCAGCTCGAGTTTTTGCGGCGACATGGCATTTCGGCAGGCAGCATCGATTCGGCACAGAGCCGTGACGTCGCCAATGATGTGATGGCTCGCGCCCGTTCCGGCGAGTTGAAGATCCTGATGATTTCCGTGGAGCGGTTGAAGAACGAGCGCTTTCGCAACTTTTTGCAGCAGGTGCCGATCTCGCTGCTGGTGGTGGATGAGGCGCACTGTATCTCCGAGTGGGGCCATAACTTCCGGCCTGATTACCTCAAACTGCCGGACTACCAGCGCCAGTTCAAGATCCCGCAAACTTTGCTGCTGACCGCCACGGCAACACCGAAAGTCATCGCCGACATGCAGGCGAAATTCGCCATCGCTGCCGAGGATGTGGTGACCACCGGTTTCTACCGGCCCAACCTCAATCTGTTGGTGGAACCGGTGCGCGGTCAAGACAAGCGTCGACGGTTGGTAGAGTGGATGGCCGAGCGTGCGGATCAGCCGAGCATCGTCTACGTCACCTTGCAGAAAACCGCCGAGCACATCGCTGAACATCTGGGGCGCAATGGCATTCAGGCCGAGGCTTACCACGCCGGATTGCCTCACGAACAGCGGGACGCGATCCAGAAACGCTTCATGGGCGGGCAGTCCAATTGCATCGTCGCGACCATCGCCTTCGGGATGGGCATCGACAAGAGCGACATCCGCAATGTGGTGCATTTCGATCTGCCCAAATCCATCGAAAACTACAGCCAGGAAATCGGCCGCGCCGGGCGTGACGGGCAACCGTCCGACTGCCTGGTGCTGGCCAATCGCGACAGCCTCAATGTGCTGGAAAACTTCGTCTACGGCGACACGCCGGAGCGCGATGGCATTCGCCATGTGCTGGATGAATTGCAGGCCGCAGGTCCTGAAGGTCAGTGGGAGTTTTTGCTCGGGCCGTTGGCGGATCAGAGCAACATCCGTGCGCTGCCATTGAAGACGTTGCTGGTGCAACTGGAGCTGCGAGGGCTGATTGCCCCGCGCTACGCGTACTACGCCGAATACCGTTTCAAGTACCTGCTGGAACCCGAGGCGTTGCTTGAGCGTTTCGAGGGCGAGCGCAGGGATTTCGTCGCGGCCATCATCCAGACCTCAAGCCGCGCACGGACCTGGGCCACAGTGAATTTCGAGGCGATGTACACGCAATATTCGGCTGAGCGCAATCGTGTGGTGAAGGCGCTGGATTACTTCCAGGAGAAGGGCTGGGTCGAGCTGGAAAGCAAACAGATGACCGAGGTCTACAACGTGCTGCACAGCGCCTTCGACAGCCAGGTCTTGAGTGGCGAGCTGCATGAATACTTCTCCCGCCACGAACAGACCGAAGTGGCGCGGATTCACGCCATGCTCGAATTGTTCGCCACCGAACGCTGCCTGGGCTATCGACTGGCGGAGTACTTCGGCGATCACAACGCCCCCGAGCAGTGCGGGCATTGCTCGGTGTGTCATGGGCAGGTTGCCAGGCTCCCGGCACCTCCGGAATTGCCGGCACTTGTGGATAAAAGTTTCTCGGCGTTGTGCGGCGATTTTATCCACAGGCACGAGCAACAGACGGGCAGTGCGCCTTCAGCGGAGCGGCTGACGCGGTTTCTGTGCGGGATCAGTGTGCCGCTGTTTACCAAGCTCAAGGCGCGGACCATTTCCGGGTATGCATCGCTGGAGATGTATCCCTACGCGGACGTGCGGGCCTGGGCTCAGGCGCATCTTTGA
- a CDS encoding polysaccharide deacetylase, translating into MQWLRMASIILLWASGCRLAMASDTSNGLALANLERTGWPDALTTQASIDTASRAEVLIFGKALLASEALDEPGLKQRLGVQQMQLKSIRQVRDGLWDRLLSTYRNASQNCDEQAFCPRVRSVADLRQLAAAFTGDISPAHALWASKSLDVHERVLDEQLRVAVLRP; encoded by the coding sequence ATGCAATGGCTACGAATGGCCTCGATCATTTTGCTGTGGGCCAGTGGTTGTCGTTTGGCGATGGCCTCCGATACGAGCAATGGGCTAGCACTTGCCAATCTGGAGCGCACCGGTTGGCCCGACGCGCTCACCACTCAGGCCAGCATCGACACCGCTTCCCGTGCTGAAGTGCTGATCTTCGGCAAGGCCCTGTTGGCGAGCGAAGCCCTGGATGAACCGGGACTCAAGCAACGGCTGGGCGTGCAGCAAATGCAGCTCAAGTCGATCAGGCAAGTGCGCGACGGTCTATGGGACCGCTTGCTCAGCACCTATCGCAACGCCAGCCAGAATTGCGACGAGCAAGCGTTTTGCCCGCGGGTGCGCAGCGTCGCCGACTTGCGTCAGTTGGCGGCGGCATTCACTGGCGATATCAGCCCGGCCCATGCACTTTGGGCGAGCAAGAGCCTGGACGTGCATGAGCGGGTACTGGATGAGCAATTGCGGGTGGCTGTGTTACGGCCATAA